In a single window of the Callithrix jacchus isolate 240 chromosome 1, calJac240_pri, whole genome shotgun sequence genome:
- the TSPO gene encoding translocator protein, with protein sequence MAPPWVPAVGFTLAPSLGCFVGSHFVHGEGLRWYGTLQTPSWHPPHWMLGPVWGTLYSAMGYGSYLVWKELGGFTEEAVVPLGLYTGQLALNWAWPPIFFGARQMGWALVDLLLVSGAATATTVSWYRVSPLAARLLYPYLAWLAFATTLNYCIWRDNRGRRGGRQLPE encoded by the exons ATGGCCCCTCCCTGGGTGCCTGCCGTGGGCTTCACACTGGCACCCAGCCTGGGGTGCTTCGTGGGCTCCCACTTTGTTCATGGCGAGGGTCTCCGCTGGTATGGCACCCTGCAGACGCCCTCGTGGCACCCGCCCCACTGGATGCTGGGCCCTGTCTGGGGCACGCTTTACTCGGCCATGGG GTATGGCTCCTACCTGGTCTGGAAAGAGCTGggaggcttcacagaggaggcGGTGGTTCCCCTGGGCCTTTACACTGGGCAGCTGGCCCTGAACTGGGCGTGGCCCCCCATCTTCTTTGGTGCCCGACAAATGGGCTGG GCCCTGGTGGACCTCCTGCTGGTTAGTGGCGCAGCCACAGCCACCACCGTGTCCTGGTACCGGGTGAGCCCACTGGCTGCCCGCCTGCTCTACCCCTACCTGGCCTGGCTGGCCTTTGCGACCACACTCAACTACTGCATATGGCGGGACAACCGCGGCCGGCGTGGGGGCCGGCAGCTGCCAGAGTGA